The following are encoded in a window of Phaseolus vulgaris cultivar G19833 chromosome 3, P. vulgaris v2.0, whole genome shotgun sequence genomic DNA:
- the LOC137806036 gene encoding putative disease resistance protein At4g10780 isoform X1, whose protein sequence is MECLLGFASSISRDLVCGILNQLRYPCCYNNFVKKLEEEEEGDLIVTRDSVQKFVTNSKRQTKKTSEVIDKWLQDAINDVDNVNKLLKEARTKNICCFGHCPNWTWRYRVGKKLANKIVYLEKFIEEGRKYVPFERIATLPSGTLDILSEKCMNFESRQSAYEQLLEAVKNNDASMIGLYGMGGCGKTTLAMEVRKLVEAEHLFDKVLFVSISSTVEVRRIQEKIASSLQYAFPETEVMERAQRLCLRLTQEKKILVILDDVWEKVDFGGIGIPSSEHHKGCKILITTRSEEVCTSMDCQRKIYLPTLTDEEAWTLFQNKALIFEDTPDALKHMGRLISNECKGLPVAIAAVASSLKGKSETVWSVALNKLRSSKPINIERGLNDPYKCLQLSYDNLDTKEAKSLFLLCSVFPEDFEIPIELLIKCAIGLGVVGETHSYEEARSEVMATKIKLVSSCLLLDEKEECVKMHDIVRDVAHLIAKNENNIIKCEEEKDVTIEQNSVRYLCCLKFPNDLDCSNLEFLLLHTKVKELDGIFKRMGMLKVLILDNDEDAKTPLPKSSFRTLTNLRYLFISNYELTDLTFVSDMKKLQSLSLVECSLPLFETDVVITQAITLKLLELIRCDVKGKMFEVIKRTPLLEELYIIDTEGEWDANSEDFIEFFNTFSVPQTLQRYKVVLGSDDFDDYNDYEFFSNPRTLLLNHFDIANEVIKGLAKKATSLFVANILEGAKNVIPDIFQIEEGGLDELIKFEIRDSEEIKCLIDTSNHYSEVVTPFSKLHSLRIDGMENLKVLWHCFQPVNGPFENLEKLYLSDCPRLTSLFTYVVARSLVQLKILKISRCDELQHILADDDKTEKSQGEFTTGNPVHIFQNLQKVKICRCRELKHIFSTSIVRNLTQLKVLKIEGCNMLDQIFGDILPLAHHDKKEEPGEIIEEDFEDTEVSVGDIREFISSQIDEQSMKEFIEEEPGSEHNQNEAHSPEIGDVGNESIEEGPAVEGDKTKPLLTGVEDISNGGGVATHVQSGGVDILAKHSKVVEQDDKMNEGMAGITPSQEIQLEEGLNLLDKQEEIHIVSNNNNIDISPASADIHTRLGAYKHFVDLDDAQIALLVEAITTYPHLWNACEKFSERFQAWRLKILADMLLFLQKGSGDNVIPQREKDFHKLCEKAIEIGFESSWVDEMRQRVVVRDPKLREEIAQRQMDENPKRSSSVEMVLDSQAVEHGDGPNENCKRTSPSVKTQNVNNNFEEGSNLVDKEGEIVVVSNDRIVTARNEEPKKEFVAKVSTSKIPRTTTSLTNSQPVERPSPSYSNIPLRETHSNALVDKQRISELCLMNQQKPLGEITEIWSNQTETDTAKESEGHPKIIQDFGANDIMSLFAPIVVGKEGEDNLVGNTLVELEKYLKMSLKDIVSSETNNIRLLSALNFLSNLPFKDVTLSDGLKDIIGTMQQEFPSIVCSFKRGFATIEKLAKLEARGNEVTISLGSKISEAKNFYDEAQLKEVVLKEEIKVCEDALSSLEEEKNKCIAETIGYKMELENVRKDNSQMVEDQRKIEQKLFEVTYKWSILCSQYEYNRMTARNPS, encoded by the exons ATGGAGTGCCTGTTGGGTTTTGCATCTTCTATTTCAAGAGATTTAGTGTGTGGAATATTAAATCAATTACGTTATCCTTGTTGCTATAACAATTTCGTTaaaaaacttgaagaagaagaagagggcGATTTGATTGTAACGAGAGATAGTGTCCAAAAATTTGTTACAAATTCCAAAAGACAAACGAAAAAGACTAGTGAAGTTATTGACAAGTGGCTGCAAGATGCTATCAATGACGTAGACAATGTGAATAAGTTGTTGAAAGAGGcaagaacaaaaaatatatgCTGCTTTGGGCACTGTCCAAATTGGACTTGGCGATACCGGGTAGGAAAAAAGTTAGCAAATAAAATTGTGTACCTTGAAAAGTTCATCGAAGAGGGTAGAAAATATGTGCCATTTGAGCGCATTGCTACCCTTCCTTCAGGCACCCTTGATATTCTCTCAGAAAAATGCATGAATTTCGAGAGTAGACAATCTGCATATGAGCAACTACTGGAAGCAGTGAAAAATAATGATGCTTCCATGATTGGATTGTACGGGATGGGGGGTTGTGGTAAAACCACATTGGCAATGGAGGTTAGGAAGTTAGTAGAAGCGGAGCATCTTTTTGACAAAGTTCTTTTTGTGTCTATTTCAAGTACAGTGGAAGTTCGAAGGATCCAAGAAAAAATTGCAAGTTCACTGCAGTATGCATTTCCAGAAACTGAAGTAATGGAGAGAGCCCAACGATTGTGCTTGAGATTAACCCAGGAGAAAAAAATTCTTGTGATTCTAGATGATGTGTGGGAGAAGGTTGACTTTGGTGGCATTGGGATTCCATCTTCTGAACACCATAAAGGTTGCAAGATTCTCATTACCACTAGATCAGAAGAAGTTTGTACTTCAATGGACTGTCAAAGAAAGATTTACCTCCCAACTTTAACGGATGAAGAAGCATGGACTCTTTTCCAAAATAAAGCACTTATATTTGAAGACACCCCTGATGCCCTAAAGCATATGGGAAGATTAATTTCCAATGAATGTAAAGGATTGCCAGTTGCCATTGCAGCTGTTGCTAGTAGTTTGAAGGGAAAATCCGAGACGGTATGGAGTGTTGCATTGAATAAATTGAGAAGTTCTAAGCCCATAAATATTGAAAGAGGTTTGAATGATCCCTACAAGTGCTTGCAATTGAGCTATGATAATTTGGATACTAAAGAAGCTAAATCACTTTTTCTGTTGTGTTCTGTGTTCCCTGAAGATTTTGAAATTCCAATTGAACTATTAATAAAATGCGCAATAGGGTTAGGTGTAGTTGGGGAAACACACTCATATGAGGAGGCAAGGAGTGAGGTGATGGCAACCAAAATTAAGCTCGTTAGTTCTTGTTTACTGTTGGATGAAAAGGAGGAATGTGTCAAAATGCATGACATAGTTCGCGATGTGGCCCACTTGAtagcaaagaatgagaataacatcattaagtgtgaAGAGGAAAAAGATGTGACTATTGAACAAAATTCGGTAAGATATCTATGCTGTTTGAAATTTCCAAATGATTTGGATTGTTCCAATCTTGAGTTTTTACTCTTACATACAAAAGTGAAAGAATTGGATGGAATTTTCAAAAGAATGGGAATGCTCAAAGTTTTAATTCTTGACAATGATGAGGACGCAAAAACACCATTGCCGAAATCATCTTTTAGAACACTAACAAATCTCCGATatctatttatttcaaattatgaATTGACCGACCTCACATTTGTAAGCGATATGAAGAAGCTTCAAAGTCTTTCATTAGTTGAATGTTCATTGCCTTTATTTGAAACTGATGTTGTAATTACACAAGCAATAACCTTAAAATTGTTAGAGTTGATCCGATGTGACGTTAAAGGAAAGATGTTTGAAGTGATCAAAAGAACTCCTCTACTGGAAGAGTTGTACATTATCGATACGGAAGGAGAATGGGATGCTAACAGTGAAGACTTTATTGAATTCTTTAACACATTTAGTGTCCCGCAAACACTGCAAAGGTACAAAGTTGTGTTAGGATCCGATGATTTTGATGATTATAATGATTATGAATTTTTCTCTAATCCCAGAACTTTATTACTTAACCATTTTGACATAGCAAATGAGGTAATTAAGGGTTTGGCAAAAAAAGCAACAAGCCTATTTGTAGCTAATATTCTGGAAGGCGCAAAAAATGTGATCCCAGATATATTTCAAATTGAAGAAGGAGGGTTGGATGAGTTGATTAAGTTTGAGATACGGGATTCTGAAGAGATAAAATGCTTGATTGACACTAGTAATCATTATAGTGAGGTGGTAACTCCCTTCTCCAAGTTGCATTCATTGAGAATCGATGGCATGGAAAATCTAAAAGTTTTATGGCATTGTTTTCAACCTGTCAATGGGCCTTTTGAGAACTTAGAGAAGTTGTATTTAAGTGATTGTCCACGGTTGACATCTCTCTTCACGTATGTCGTTGCTCGAAGTTTGGTacaattgaaaatattaaaaatatcaagaTGTGATGAACTGCAGCATATATTAGCAGATGATGACAAAACAGAGAAAAGTCAAGGTGAATTCACCACTGGGAATCCTGTACATATCTTCCAAAATCTTCAAAAAGTAAAGATATGTAGATGTAGAGAATTAAAACATATATTCTCGACCAGCATTGTAAGAAACTTAACTCAACTCAAAGTGCTCAAGATAGAAGGATGCAACATGCTAGATCAAATATTTGGGGATATTCTACCATTAGCACACCATGATAAAAAAGAAGAACCTGGTGAAATCATTGAGGAAG aTTTCGAAGACACTGAAGTTTCTGTGGGGGACATACGTGAGTTCATTTCATCACAG ATTGATGAACAATCAATGAAGGAATTTATTGAGGAAGAACCTGGTTCAGAGCATAACCAAAACGAAGCACACTCACCG GAGATTGGGGACGTAGGAAATGAAAGCATTGAAGAGGGGCCTGCAGTAGAGGGTGATAAGACAAAACCTTTGTTAACTGGTGTTGAAGACATTAGCAATGGAGGTGGTGTTGCAACTCACGTTCAGTCTGGTGGTGTGGACATACTTGCAAAACATTCCAAGGTTGTTGAACAAGATGATAAAATGAATGAAGGCATGGCAGGAATCACGCCAAGCCAAGAAATCCAGTTAGAAGAAGGGTTGAATCTGTTGGATAAACAAGAGGAAATACATATTGTTTCTAACAACAACAACATTGACATTTCTCCAG CTTCTGCAGATATTCATACAAGATTGGGAGCATATAAACATTTTGTTGATTTGGATGATGCACAAATTGCTCTTCTTGTGGAGGCAATAACAACATATCCTCATCTTTGGAATGCTTGCGAGAAGTTCAGTGAGCGCTTTCAAGCTTGGAGGTTGAAAATTTTGGCAGATATGTTGTTGTTCCTGCAGAAGGGAAGTGGCGATAATGTTATTCCTCAAAGAGAAAAAGATTTCCATAAACTATGTGAAAAAGCTATTGAGATAGGATTTGAGAGTTCATGGGTAGATGAAATGCGTCAACGTGTTGTGGTGAGGGATCCTAAGCTGAGAGAGGAAATTGCACAGAGACAAATGGATGAGAATCCTAAGAG GTCTAGTAGTGTGGAGATGGTACTAGATTCTCAGGCTGTTGAACATGGTGATGGGCCTAatgaaaactgcaaaagaaCTTCTCCAAGTGTGAAGACCCAGAATGTTAACAATAACTTCGAAGAAGGTTCTAACTTGGTTGACAAAGAAGGTGAAATAGTTGTTGTTTCTAATGATCGCATTGTGACTGCGAGAAATGAAGAACCAAAGAAGGAATTTGTTGCAAAAGTTTCCACTTCAAAAATACCAAGAACAACAACATCATTAACAAACTCGCAACCAGTTGAAAGGCCAAGTCCAAGTTACTCGAATATACCTCTACGTGAAACACACTCAAAT GCATTGGTGGACAAACAACGAATTAGTGAACTGTGTTTGATGAATCAACAAAAGCCACTAGGAGAAATT ACTGAAATTTGGAGCAATCAAACTGAGACAGACACGGCTAAAGAAAGTGAAGGTCATCCTAAAATTATTCAAGACTTTGGGGCCAATGATATAATGAGTTTATTTGCACCAATTGTTGTGGGGAAAGAGGGTGAAGATAATTTAGTTGGAAATACCCTTGTTGAGTTAGAAAAGTATCTAAAGATGTCTCTGAAGGACATAGTTAGCTCTGAGACTAACAACATTCGTCTTTTGTCTGCTCTTAATTTCCTGTCCAACCTTCCTTTCAAAGATGTAACTCTATCAGATGGACTCAAAGATATTATAGGCACTATGCAGCAAGAGTTCCCAAGCATTGTATGCTCCTTTAAGCGAGGCTTTGCTACCATTGAGAAGTTGGCAAAACTTGAAGCTCGTGGAAATGAGGTGACCATTTCTCTTGGTTCCAAAATTTCTGAGGCAAAGAATTTTTATGATGAAGCTCAACTGAAGGAAGTTGTTTTAAAGGAAGAAATAAAAGTTTGTGAGGATGCCTTATCATCTCTGGAggaggaaaaaaataaatgcatTGCGGAAACTATTGGGTACAAAATGGAGCTTGAAAATGTGAGGAAAGACAATTCTCAAATGGTGGAAGATCAAAGAAAAATTGAACAAAAGTTGTTTGAGGTGACTTATAAATGGTCAATTCTATGTAGTCAATATGAGTACAATCGCATGACTGCCAGAAATCCCTCATAA
- the LOC137806036 gene encoding putative disease resistance protein At4g10780 isoform X3: MECLLGFASSISRDLVCGILNQLRYPCCYNNFVKKLEEEEEGDLIVTRDSVQKFVTNSKRQTKKTSEVIDKWLQDAINDVDNVNKLLKEARTKNICCFGHCPNWTWRYRVGKKLANKIVYLEKFIEEGRKYVPFERIATLPSGTLDILSEKCMNFESRQSAYEQLLEAVKNNDASMIGLYGMGGCGKTTLAMEVRKLVEAEHLFDKVLFVSISSTVEVRRIQEKIASSLQYAFPETEVMERAQRLCLRLTQEKKILVILDDVWEKVDFGGIGIPSSEHHKGCKILITTRSEEVCTSMDCQRKIYLPTLTDEEAWTLFQNKALIFEDTPDALKHMGRLISNECKGLPVAIAAVASSLKGKSETVWSVALNKLRSSKPINIERGLNDPYKCLQLSYDNLDTKEAKSLFLLCSVFPEDFEIPIELLIKCAIGLGVVGETHSYEEARSEVMATKIKLVSSCLLLDEKEECVKMHDIVRDVAHLIAKNENNIIKCEEEKDVTIEQNSVRYLCCLKFPNDLDCSNLEFLLLHTKVKELDGIFKRMGMLKVLILDNDEDAKTPLPKSSFRTLTNLRYLFISNYELTDLTFVSDMKKLQSLSLVECSLPLFETDVVITQAITLKLLELIRCDVKGKMFEVIKRTPLLEELYIIDTEGEWDANSEDFIEFFNTFSVPQTLQRYKVVLGSDDFDDYNDYEFFSNPRTLLLNHFDIANEVIKGLAKKATSLFVANILEGAKNVIPDIFQIEEGGLDELIKFEIRDSEEIKCLIDTSNHYSEVVTPFSKLHSLRIDGMENLKVLWHCFQPVNGPFENLEKLYLSDCPRLTSLFTYVVARSLVQLKILKISRCDELQHILADDDKTEKSQGEFTTGNPVHIFQNLQKVKICRCRELKHIFSTSIVRNLTQLKVLKIEGCNMLDQIFGDILPLAHHDKKEEPGEIIEEDFEDTEVSVGDIREFISSQIDEQSMKEFIEEEPGSEHNQNEAHSPEIGDVGNESIEEGPAVEGDKTKPLLTGVEDISNGGGVATHVQSGGVDILAKHSKVVEQDDKMNEGMAGITPSQEIQLEEGLNLLDKQEEIHIVSNNNNIDISPASADIHTRLGAYKHFVDLDDAQIALLVEAITTYPHLWNACEKFSERFQAWRLKILADMLLFLQKGSGDNVIPQREKDFHKLCEKAIEIGFESSWVDEMRQRVVVRDPKLREEIAQRQMDENPKRSSSVEMVLDSQAVEHGDGPNENCKRTSPSVKTQNVNNNFEEGSNLVDKEGEIVVVSNDRIVTARNEEPKKEFVAKVSTSKIPRTTTSLTNSQPVERPSPSYSNIPLRETHSNTEIWSNQTETDTAKESEGHPKIIQDFGANDIMSLFAPIVVGKEGEDNLVGNTLVELEKYLKMSLKDIVSSETNNIRLLSALNFLSNLPFKDVTLSDGLKDIIGTMQQEFPSIVCSFKRGFATIEKLAKLEARGNEVTISLGSKISEAKNFYDEAQLKEVVLKEEIKVCEDALSSLEEEKNKCIAETIGYKMELENVRKDNSQMVEDQRKIEQKLFEVTYKWSILCSQYEYNRMTARNPS; the protein is encoded by the exons ATGGAGTGCCTGTTGGGTTTTGCATCTTCTATTTCAAGAGATTTAGTGTGTGGAATATTAAATCAATTACGTTATCCTTGTTGCTATAACAATTTCGTTaaaaaacttgaagaagaagaagagggcGATTTGATTGTAACGAGAGATAGTGTCCAAAAATTTGTTACAAATTCCAAAAGACAAACGAAAAAGACTAGTGAAGTTATTGACAAGTGGCTGCAAGATGCTATCAATGACGTAGACAATGTGAATAAGTTGTTGAAAGAGGcaagaacaaaaaatatatgCTGCTTTGGGCACTGTCCAAATTGGACTTGGCGATACCGGGTAGGAAAAAAGTTAGCAAATAAAATTGTGTACCTTGAAAAGTTCATCGAAGAGGGTAGAAAATATGTGCCATTTGAGCGCATTGCTACCCTTCCTTCAGGCACCCTTGATATTCTCTCAGAAAAATGCATGAATTTCGAGAGTAGACAATCTGCATATGAGCAACTACTGGAAGCAGTGAAAAATAATGATGCTTCCATGATTGGATTGTACGGGATGGGGGGTTGTGGTAAAACCACATTGGCAATGGAGGTTAGGAAGTTAGTAGAAGCGGAGCATCTTTTTGACAAAGTTCTTTTTGTGTCTATTTCAAGTACAGTGGAAGTTCGAAGGATCCAAGAAAAAATTGCAAGTTCACTGCAGTATGCATTTCCAGAAACTGAAGTAATGGAGAGAGCCCAACGATTGTGCTTGAGATTAACCCAGGAGAAAAAAATTCTTGTGATTCTAGATGATGTGTGGGAGAAGGTTGACTTTGGTGGCATTGGGATTCCATCTTCTGAACACCATAAAGGTTGCAAGATTCTCATTACCACTAGATCAGAAGAAGTTTGTACTTCAATGGACTGTCAAAGAAAGATTTACCTCCCAACTTTAACGGATGAAGAAGCATGGACTCTTTTCCAAAATAAAGCACTTATATTTGAAGACACCCCTGATGCCCTAAAGCATATGGGAAGATTAATTTCCAATGAATGTAAAGGATTGCCAGTTGCCATTGCAGCTGTTGCTAGTAGTTTGAAGGGAAAATCCGAGACGGTATGGAGTGTTGCATTGAATAAATTGAGAAGTTCTAAGCCCATAAATATTGAAAGAGGTTTGAATGATCCCTACAAGTGCTTGCAATTGAGCTATGATAATTTGGATACTAAAGAAGCTAAATCACTTTTTCTGTTGTGTTCTGTGTTCCCTGAAGATTTTGAAATTCCAATTGAACTATTAATAAAATGCGCAATAGGGTTAGGTGTAGTTGGGGAAACACACTCATATGAGGAGGCAAGGAGTGAGGTGATGGCAACCAAAATTAAGCTCGTTAGTTCTTGTTTACTGTTGGATGAAAAGGAGGAATGTGTCAAAATGCATGACATAGTTCGCGATGTGGCCCACTTGAtagcaaagaatgagaataacatcattaagtgtgaAGAGGAAAAAGATGTGACTATTGAACAAAATTCGGTAAGATATCTATGCTGTTTGAAATTTCCAAATGATTTGGATTGTTCCAATCTTGAGTTTTTACTCTTACATACAAAAGTGAAAGAATTGGATGGAATTTTCAAAAGAATGGGAATGCTCAAAGTTTTAATTCTTGACAATGATGAGGACGCAAAAACACCATTGCCGAAATCATCTTTTAGAACACTAACAAATCTCCGATatctatttatttcaaattatgaATTGACCGACCTCACATTTGTAAGCGATATGAAGAAGCTTCAAAGTCTTTCATTAGTTGAATGTTCATTGCCTTTATTTGAAACTGATGTTGTAATTACACAAGCAATAACCTTAAAATTGTTAGAGTTGATCCGATGTGACGTTAAAGGAAAGATGTTTGAAGTGATCAAAAGAACTCCTCTACTGGAAGAGTTGTACATTATCGATACGGAAGGAGAATGGGATGCTAACAGTGAAGACTTTATTGAATTCTTTAACACATTTAGTGTCCCGCAAACACTGCAAAGGTACAAAGTTGTGTTAGGATCCGATGATTTTGATGATTATAATGATTATGAATTTTTCTCTAATCCCAGAACTTTATTACTTAACCATTTTGACATAGCAAATGAGGTAATTAAGGGTTTGGCAAAAAAAGCAACAAGCCTATTTGTAGCTAATATTCTGGAAGGCGCAAAAAATGTGATCCCAGATATATTTCAAATTGAAGAAGGAGGGTTGGATGAGTTGATTAAGTTTGAGATACGGGATTCTGAAGAGATAAAATGCTTGATTGACACTAGTAATCATTATAGTGAGGTGGTAACTCCCTTCTCCAAGTTGCATTCATTGAGAATCGATGGCATGGAAAATCTAAAAGTTTTATGGCATTGTTTTCAACCTGTCAATGGGCCTTTTGAGAACTTAGAGAAGTTGTATTTAAGTGATTGTCCACGGTTGACATCTCTCTTCACGTATGTCGTTGCTCGAAGTTTGGTacaattgaaaatattaaaaatatcaagaTGTGATGAACTGCAGCATATATTAGCAGATGATGACAAAACAGAGAAAAGTCAAGGTGAATTCACCACTGGGAATCCTGTACATATCTTCCAAAATCTTCAAAAAGTAAAGATATGTAGATGTAGAGAATTAAAACATATATTCTCGACCAGCATTGTAAGAAACTTAACTCAACTCAAAGTGCTCAAGATAGAAGGATGCAACATGCTAGATCAAATATTTGGGGATATTCTACCATTAGCACACCATGATAAAAAAGAAGAACCTGGTGAAATCATTGAGGAAG aTTTCGAAGACACTGAAGTTTCTGTGGGGGACATACGTGAGTTCATTTCATCACAG ATTGATGAACAATCAATGAAGGAATTTATTGAGGAAGAACCTGGTTCAGAGCATAACCAAAACGAAGCACACTCACCG GAGATTGGGGACGTAGGAAATGAAAGCATTGAAGAGGGGCCTGCAGTAGAGGGTGATAAGACAAAACCTTTGTTAACTGGTGTTGAAGACATTAGCAATGGAGGTGGTGTTGCAACTCACGTTCAGTCTGGTGGTGTGGACATACTTGCAAAACATTCCAAGGTTGTTGAACAAGATGATAAAATGAATGAAGGCATGGCAGGAATCACGCCAAGCCAAGAAATCCAGTTAGAAGAAGGGTTGAATCTGTTGGATAAACAAGAGGAAATACATATTGTTTCTAACAACAACAACATTGACATTTCTCCAG CTTCTGCAGATATTCATACAAGATTGGGAGCATATAAACATTTTGTTGATTTGGATGATGCACAAATTGCTCTTCTTGTGGAGGCAATAACAACATATCCTCATCTTTGGAATGCTTGCGAGAAGTTCAGTGAGCGCTTTCAAGCTTGGAGGTTGAAAATTTTGGCAGATATGTTGTTGTTCCTGCAGAAGGGAAGTGGCGATAATGTTATTCCTCAAAGAGAAAAAGATTTCCATAAACTATGTGAAAAAGCTATTGAGATAGGATTTGAGAGTTCATGGGTAGATGAAATGCGTCAACGTGTTGTGGTGAGGGATCCTAAGCTGAGAGAGGAAATTGCACAGAGACAAATGGATGAGAATCCTAAGAG GTCTAGTAGTGTGGAGATGGTACTAGATTCTCAGGCTGTTGAACATGGTGATGGGCCTAatgaaaactgcaaaagaaCTTCTCCAAGTGTGAAGACCCAGAATGTTAACAATAACTTCGAAGAAGGTTCTAACTTGGTTGACAAAGAAGGTGAAATAGTTGTTGTTTCTAATGATCGCATTGTGACTGCGAGAAATGAAGAACCAAAGAAGGAATTTGTTGCAAAAGTTTCCACTTCAAAAATACCAAGAACAACAACATCATTAACAAACTCGCAACCAGTTGAAAGGCCAAGTCCAAGTTACTCGAATATACCTCTACGTGAAACACACTCAAAT ACTGAAATTTGGAGCAATCAAACTGAGACAGACACGGCTAAAGAAAGTGAAGGTCATCCTAAAATTATTCAAGACTTTGGGGCCAATGATATAATGAGTTTATTTGCACCAATTGTTGTGGGGAAAGAGGGTGAAGATAATTTAGTTGGAAATACCCTTGTTGAGTTAGAAAAGTATCTAAAGATGTCTCTGAAGGACATAGTTAGCTCTGAGACTAACAACATTCGTCTTTTGTCTGCTCTTAATTTCCTGTCCAACCTTCCTTTCAAAGATGTAACTCTATCAGATGGACTCAAAGATATTATAGGCACTATGCAGCAAGAGTTCCCAAGCATTGTATGCTCCTTTAAGCGAGGCTTTGCTACCATTGAGAAGTTGGCAAAACTTGAAGCTCGTGGAAATGAGGTGACCATTTCTCTTGGTTCCAAAATTTCTGAGGCAAAGAATTTTTATGATGAAGCTCAACTGAAGGAAGTTGTTTTAAAGGAAGAAATAAAAGTTTGTGAGGATGCCTTATCATCTCTGGAggaggaaaaaaataaatgcatTGCGGAAACTATTGGGTACAAAATGGAGCTTGAAAATGTGAGGAAAGACAATTCTCAAATGGTGGAAGATCAAAGAAAAATTGAACAAAAGTTGTTTGAGGTGACTTATAAATGGTCAATTCTATGTAGTCAATATGAGTACAATCGCATGACTGCCAGAAATCCCTCATAA